From the Xylella fastidiosa genome, the window ACGTGCTGAAAGGCTTCCACCCCTCCAAATTCACTCAGCGCTGCCAGCGCATACAGCTGCAATTGCTCATTGCCTTCGGCGAAGACTTTGACGCCTCTGCCGTATTTGAGATCAACGATGGTTAGCTCATCCCCCGCTAAAATCACCACATCAGCGGTGCCTTTAGCGTCTTGCTCCCCAGTGATGGAGGCAATGCGTAGGGGCTGCTCGACCAGGCGCACCCCCGCAATGGCGCGTACATAGTCCACATACTCCTGCACGTACGCCGCCATCTCTGCGGTGACTTCCCAGCGGTGGCCGTTGACCTCATGGCATGCCCCCACGTACGCGCTGGCATCGGAGCCGGTGCGTAATGCGTCGGCAGCCACCGTATGGGCCACGGTGCCTTCATCGGCAAATGGGCTGGAGTCGTCTTTGCAGGTGCGCGTTAACGGAACGCTTGCCGGACAGTGCAACCAACGATGCGCACTGCTCGGGGATAACATGGCGTGCTGGCTCATGTCTCAGCCTCTAAGGGCAAACCGCGTTCGTGGGCGATGTAAAATCCTTCGATGCGCTCCATCAGCGTTGGGTACAACTCCGGAGGGATTTGAGAGAGGCCAGCCACGCCAAATGACTTCAAAATATCGTCGGCGTATCTACGCTTAAAATCCTTAGACAGGCGCGTTAGCGCCTTTGCTACATCAAGATAGGTCAGTGCAGGAGCAGGCTCCGTTGTCACCTCAGTAACAGAGGGTTCTGCGGTGCGCGGTGCATCGTTGGCAGTGCGCGGCGTTGTATCCGTTGGGGGAGGAGGTGCCGCCGGTGGAGGGCTAGGGGTGTTATCGCTGCGCGGTGTATTGTCAAGCACAGGTTGCGCGGGGCTGCTCGTGTTGCGGGGCGGGTTAAGCACCGCTAACACAGCGTTTAATTGGGCCTGATCGGTAATCGTGACGGTGATAGGAAACATGGGCTTTTTTCTCTCGTGTGTGGGGTGTTCCGTTCCGATGTGTTGTCCGTTGTCACCACAGCGCATCGCCGTCTTGCTCCAGTGCGTCACGCACCTCTTCGTAGTCTTCTAGCAAGCCTTTAAGACGCGATAACAACTCCCTTTCCACAGGCGTAAAACGCTCCACGGCTTGCCTGGTTGTTAGGTCATTCACAAGTTCGCTATCGCTCATCGAACGCATGAATATTTCTGTCGGCATGGGAGGCGACATATAAAAACTCCTTCCAGAAAAACGTTCGGGATTAGTGTTTAATCAATAACGATGAAAGCGTTTTAGCGGCTTCGTAGTGCGCGCGGCGAACGCGGTAATTGGCGATGCGTAGTGCATTGGGCATTGCTCGGGTATCGCGCAAAATGCAGCTGGCTAACCCAGGGTGTGCGTAGTCATTGCAACGCGCTGTGTGTTGTTCTTTCGGTGTGCGATAGCGGTTCATCGGTGGGTTTTTCCTGTGTCAAATCACGCCGCACGTGGCGGGCTGGGATGCGTGTTGTTTCGCATTGATTTGCGGTGGATGGCTGTGACGGCAATAACGGCTGGGAACCCAAAGCGCCGGTAGGCGTCAGACTTGGCCTCAACAGTTTTATGAAACAGGCCGGTATAGGTGTACACACCCTGCTTGGTGCGTGCGGTGATGGTGCAAGGAATCATGCGTATTCCTCCTGCATGGCATCGCCCCACATCGCGTGAAAGCATTCTGATTCGTGGCGCATTTCTTCCTTGACGTCCTGCTCAGCAAGGATGCGCAGTTGTTCCAGGCGTGCGAGTCCTTGCACTTCGGCCAGTGCGTAAAGACGGGCTAATACATCGCTGTCGCTTAACTGATCCGAAGGCAGGGCATGTAAATCCGCTAAAACGATTTCCATCTCTTTGTAATGGGCCTCCGATAACGTACCGTCCACCCATTCATCGGCTTCTTCGATTCTTTCTGGGTCGCTTAAATAGTCTTGAACGCGAGCATTAACCCGTTCTGCGAAATACTCTTTAGCATCGTCTTGCGGTGGTTGTAGGCGTGGGTCGCTATAACTGCTGTAGCCAATGCCAGTCATGACTCACCTGCCTTTGGTGTAGCAGTGGCATCAGTACGCATCTGGCCACGGACAGCACGGACGTGAAGCCATATACGGCGGTCTTCTATTCTTTTATTGCCAGTACCGAACTCAAAAGCCCATGCTTTGTTTTCCGGTTCTTGTTCGCACGGGGTGCAGGTCCAGAACCACGTTTCATTAGCAGGCCAACAGGTATCTACGAGGCCAATAGACATCGCCTCTTCAATCTCAGGCACCCGCCAATCTGTGTGCCCACCGAGGGTTAACTCGCGGCAAACCTTTTTCGCTCCTGATCTTCTAAGCAGGTTCCCGAATCCTGCGGCGTGGCGGCTATCAAGGGCGTGTGCTGTCCACTCAAGCCCTTTATGTTCATCACGCGTAATGATGTGCTCGCCGTCTTCGTCGTAGATTTTGGTGAACCTAGCGCCCCCTGGGGTGGGGGCGTTTTCGAGGGGTGCGGTGCTCATGCGGCCACCTCTTTACCAGCGTCATGTTTCCATTCTTCCGCATCTTCCACTATGGAATTGCTGTAGACTTCCTGCGTTCCATAAGCCGCCTTCACCTGCGGATATAGCGGGTGCGCTTGTCTTAAGTCGATGCGGTAGCTAACGATTCTTCCCTGATAAAGAATCCCTCTAACACCGCTGTAGGGGGAGCGTTCGAACCATGAGCGCACGAGTGGGCTGAATTTGCAGGCGCAACGTCCGAAGATGGCTATCCCGTCCAGGCACTTTGCGTAAAAAGCTTCCTGTAGCGGTGCGTCTTCGTCATCCTTAATGCCGTTCCAATAAAACAACGGCGCTTTTTTAGTTTCAGATGCGGTCGTGGCAGTCATGCGGCCACCCCGTTACTAGCGGCAGCTTCAGTGGCTTCGTATGCAGCAAGGTCGGCGGCATAAAAAGCATCACGAATAGCATTAATAACAATATTGGTATCACGCGCTTTTTCGTCTTTAACGGCGTAGTAAGCCGCAAAGGCAGCACTGGCTTTTTCTCTAGCGGCTATGTACGCAGCATGTGATTCTGTTATAGCCGCTCCGGATTCACTACGAACCTCATCAAACGCTTCTTCTTCGGCGGCTTCGTAGGAGGCCCAAGCGGCACGCGCAACAGCCATAGCAGCACCAAACGCTTCTTGTTTTTTATCAGCGTCGTATAAAGCAAAAGCAGCATCACGCGCTCCTTCTTCAGCGGCTTCGCGTGCCTCATACGCGTCCCTAGCAGCGTCTTCGCAGTCATATAAAGCATCACGCACTTCTTTTCTAGCGGCTTCGCATACAGCCCAAGCAGCAGCAATCTCTTTTTTAGTTTCTGATACGGGTGGGCGGGCCTGGGGCTGGGCTTGCTCGCTAACGTTTAATGTCATTTCGGTATCTCCTGGCCCCTGCCGCCGGTTGCGGGTGTCGTGGGGCGATGGGGGTATTAAGCCTAAAGCTAAATTTACGTCAATAGCTAAAGGCTAAATAATGGAGTGTGAATGATCGTATAAATAAAATAAGAAAATCCCACTGACCGCTATTTACTATTAGGCAATGCTTATAGGTGAACAATTAGGGTGGGCCTAATTTTCAGCTAAATAATGAGAAACCCCGCGCTAGCGGGGTTTGTGTTTTCAAGGGCAATTGATGATTAAGGCTGCTTAGCCGCTTGTGGCGGTGGCTGCAATGCCTGAGCAGGAAGTTGGATGATGATGGGAGCGGACTGAGCCGGTAACGCTTGATAGCTCCCCTTGATGCTGCTGACCACGAAGCCACCAACACCAAGAATGCCTGCGAAAAGGGCGATGACCGTAGCAAGCATCCATGTCCGGTTTTCTTTTTGAGCCTTCTCGAAATCAGCACGCAACTCACCTGCCGACTTGTTTAAGTCAGCCCGCAAACTTTCAACATCAGCCTTGGTGGCAAGCATGGAGATGATAGTTTCAAGTTGAACTATACGTGCTTCCATGCTGGCAATCATGGGACAGATTGCAGTCGCCCGCAAATGATGGACTTTCCCGCGTCAAATACGGAATTTTTTGCTTCCTTCCGCAGCACCATGCTTCATACCGTTTTTAATGCGGGTTATCTGGCGTGAATTTCTTTCCTTGACTTCAACAACTTCAGAGACAAGGCCAAGCACCGCCCTTCTCACCTTAGAGGATTGTTCATGTTTTCTATACCTCACGTTTCCCATAAAAAAACTTCTAGACTCTTATAAAAGTGATTGGTCATTGGCATCTTGACGCGCAGCGGCCAATTGCTTGAGTAACTCTGGGAGGGCTGATTGCACGGTATCCCACACCACGTCAAGGTTGATTTCAAAGTAGCCATGAGCGATGCGATTACGCATGCCGCGCATACTCCGCCAAGGTACTTGATCATGTGCCTGGGTAAACTCGGCATAGCGATCCATCACCTTTGTGACGGCTTCACCAATGATAATAAGGCTCATGATGACGGCTTGCTGGGTTCGTTTGTCCTCAAGAAAATCCTCTTTGGCCAAACCTTCCACAAAACTACACGCATCTGTGGCGGCCTGCTGCATGTGCTCAAGGTAATCGGGAAGTCTATTCCCACTCATATTGGCTGCGCTTCCGCGAGCACCTTCGCCCGGAACTTAAGTGGCAGATCACCTGACGTTAGTACATCGACGTCAACGCCGAGTAACGATTTCAGTTCTTCTTCAAGATTGCCTAGGTCGAACAGTGTCGCACCAGGCAATGCATCCACCAGCAGATCAATGTCGCTGCCGTCGTGGTCAGTGCCATGTAGCACCGAACCGAAAACACGCGGGTTAGCGGCGCGGAAGCGGCCTACCGCTTCACGCACTGCGGTGCGCTTCATCTCAAGTGCAGCAGAGGGGCGCATGGTGATCTTTCCTCATCGCAAGTTATGCATTCCCCCACGTCAACCACTGAGCCGTAAAACGCTTGAACCAGGGCAGTTTGCGCGATGGGTGGTCCTTTAGATGGGCATAAGATCGCGTCACCTGGTTTTCACACAAAATATCCAAGGCAACAAAGATAGGCGGCTCATCGCTTTCTATCTCCAGACGCTGTGCAGTCCAGGCAGAAACTTGTTCTTGCGTTGCGTGTGGATGCTTGACGATGTCGGACTCAAGTTGAGAGAAGCGGCGGCGTAGGTCGCTATGGATACGGGCCATCTGTGCCGTTCCAGCCACCAGATTAATACTGGTGGCGATGGTGACGGTGACTGCTCCGGCAACAGCCATCCACTCTGCTGTGTACTTGCCGAACGAAGCAACGACGGCGGAAGCGCCCAATAGACCGATAAAAGAACTCAGCGTGTTACAGCGGTCAAAGAACGCCATACGGCAGGAATGATAGCGCTGTGACTTCTGGGCCCCCCACAGGAGTTCCCATCGCATGGTATGCAATTCGGTATTTTTGGCGTCCATGTCCAATAGCATAGCGCTATGGTGCTGGTCTTGCCGATCACGCGGCCAATCACATGAACTGTCTCCATCTTTTTAAGCGATGGTGAGCGGTCGCAATTAATCTACACATTCACCATCTGACCAGAGCAAGCGCAGCAGCAACTGTTCATGCTCTTTTCCGAAATTCCAGCGCCGACTCTGCGTACTGTTCAATTAAGTCCACTCCCCCCGCTAGTGCTGGTGGTGCAGCGGAAAGCACTGCCGCACGCTCCCGCGTGGGAAGCAAGAGTAGGTCAATCGCCGCACGAGTTGCTGCCGTGGCTTGTTGATATGCGGCCCATGGTACGGCGCTGGTGTTATCGGCTGACAAACTCGACTTTTCGGAGCTGTGGTCAACGTCCAGCCAGCCAAGCGGCTTTCCACATTGGATTTCGACGAACCTAGCTGTGTCCGTACGCATTCCGCGGGGCTTTCCAGTAGCGGAATGGGCTGACCCATGTATCCACTGGCTGACTTGCGAATCAGAACGGTCAAGCTGCTTTGCAAGCGCAGTGATTGAGCCTAGTTCTTCGGCCAACTTTGCTAAGTTTTCTCGGCGAATGTCATCTATAAGTTTCACGAGGCAATTAGATTGCCTAAGGCTAATAACGTGAATTCGCTTTAGGCTTGCATTATTATTTAGCCTATAGCTAAATGATGTAATGAACCTAACCAAGTGGACAAGCCAAGAACGCGGGCGCGCATCCCAATTGGCACGGATGCTTTCTGTAAGCTACGACGACCGTAGCCAACTGGATTTCTGGAAAAAAGCCCATCCCACCAGAACGTTGTCCGGCGATTGAGCGGGCGACAGTGCGAGCTGTGACCTGTGAAGAACTCCGCCCCGACGTGGATTGGGAATACCTGCGTGGCACAGCCGCCATAGACCAAGCGAAATCGAAATCTGGTGCAGACATCTTCGGCGCTCCCCCCACAGCCCACAGGCAGGAGGTGTCCGATGCGGCGTGAGAAAGGCACTTTTTTTACTTCGCTGTGGGGTGCTTCTTTACGTACCCTTTTATCCATTTGTGGAGGACGATCATCCAAGCCCGCCTTGCCACTTTTCTGTAAACGACCGCCACGGTCACAAGTGAAAGCCCGGAAAGACTTATTGCTTGAATTAGATTTGAGTCGAGGATTCGCAGTCAAGCCGATGCGATGGATGTTGGGGAAATCTGAAAAACCCAAAGCAACGTCAACGCAAGAAGAAGCACCCATTAACGCAGCGGCGTTGGAGCGTCGAATCTCGTTTTTATATGACATCGTTTCAAGCTTGTTGACACACATTTCGGACCTCCAAATTAGAGCTATGTCTAGTCAAGAAGCTGCTTTTCCCAGAGAACGAAAACGCAGCGAGGCAATAGAGGTGCTTAAAACCCAAGTAGATCTTTTGCTGATCCAGCATCAAGCAGAAGCTTTTAAGAACCATCAAGAGGTCGTGGGGAAATCCCTGTGACGTGTGATGCGCTGTATTCGATCTTTTCAATGACATTGAATAACCCTTGGTAATGAATCTATGTACGCCGATCCAACTCACATTCGTAGTCACCCGGTGAAGGTGCGTTTTAACGATGCCGAACGCGATTTGATCAATGCGTTGGCTCAGTACAACGGGATGCAACCGGCGGAGTTAGTTCGTGAACTGGCGTTATCGGTAGCAACTGCTGCGATAAAGAATGATAAGCGGCAAGCAGACGCAGCTTGAAGTGCCAAACCAGGCCCTTTGGAGGCCCTGTGAAGATTGATCTAACACCGGCTGTTCAAAAAATATTTGAGCAATACGCACAAATCTATGGACTGGCTTGTGTTGATGAAGCGGTAGAACACGCAGCAAGACGCGCAATTGAGCGCAGCTATTTGCTCCGAGTGAGGAGTAGTCATTCAGTCGTAGAGAAAGGCAGGGTGATCCATTTTGGGGGATTTATAAAAGCGTTCAGGAGTACGTCATGGAAATAAGTGATAACAGCGGGGCCGTGCGCACTGTGCACTCTGGCGATGGTACAGCCAAATTAGATAGTTTTTAATGTCATGAGCGCCCCTTCTTTAAAGATTTGTTGTGTGAGAACTCCATTATCTCAAAGGTGCGAGCGCCCTTTTTTGAGAAAATTCATGATGATAAAAAAGAAAACCATTGGGCCACACATGGAGCACACCTACCAAAAGGTAAGGGCGCTCGTGAGGGGAATACCCAATGAACAACTATGCACGCGCCTTGGTGATGACGTACGCGAGGCATCAGAGTCATCGTGCGGAAAGTCGTTCGCTGGTTGGCAGATCGGTTTATCGAAGGTGCTGCAATGAAGCGATACCCCCATGTATTGAATATCCTATTCATTTTCATTGCCTGCCACGATGACATCGGAGGTAGGCTGTGAATTATTTTCAACTCTACCCAGGCGACTATCTGTGGGATACAGGCCGCTGATCGCTGATGGCGCGTACCTGAAACTGCTGCTGGACTACTACGTTACAGTGCAGCCTTTGCATGCCGATTGGAAAGATCTATATATCATCGCTTGCGCTATTACAGCGGCTAAAAAGAGTCTTCAATTTGGCGTAATTCAGTCATTGGCGGGGTAGATCGCATCTCAACAACCACTTTCTTCGGATGATTCTCCAGGAAACATGACAGCAAGCGCGTTGATTATCGCAGTATATAATAATATATCATTTTGTGAGTTTCACGATATTTTATGGATATTTTAGTTTAATTTTCTGGGAGCTTGGTGATTATTTTTTATATTGAATTAATGGTATTGATATAGATGGATGACATATTTTAATCTGATGCTATCAAGTTTCTATTAATGTGATTTAATAGGGTGAAATGTTGCAGTGTGGGATTTTATTAATCAGCGGCATAATAAATGTCTATCTTTTTCTAAAATGTAATCTTTTTAATTTAGAGTTTCTTATTTTCCTCTGTGGTATGGGTGGTTAGTGAGTATCGTTGCTGCTCGATATAATTGTTCAACGACGATCAGCCTTACCAGCATGTGTGGTAGCGTGAGTGGCCCTAATGACCAGCGCTCGTTGGAGATATTAAGTACTTCCTGACTATGCCCTTCAGGTCCGCCGATCAAGAATACTAAATTACGTCCTAATCCACGCCAGTGTTCCATGCGCTGTGCTAATTGTTCTGAATTGAGGGGCTTACCTTTCACGTCCAAGGTGACGGCATAAGGTTGTTTAGGTAAAGCGGCCATGACGCGCCGTCCTTCGTCTTCTATGGCTCGTTGCGGATCGTGGTTTTTGCCGCGCATGCTGGGTTCGATTTCAACCAACTCAAGCGGTAACCAGTAAGAAAGACGTCTGTGGTACTCAGCAAAGCCTTGCGCAACCCAGGTTGGAACATGTTGACCAGTTGCAATGAGGAGACATTTCATCACTGAGACTAAGGGTTAATTCACGCTCTATCTTAATACTTAGGTTGCCGATACCGGGATTGTTGCATTTGCATGTCTCAGTCTGAATGAAAACAACACAACGATTTCTAAACAGGCATCTAACTCTTGATTTACGAATGCACTAACGACGATGCTCGCTACCAGGCCAGAAAAAAGGCCGATTTTACTATATTTTTACCGTTTTAGGAGAAAAATGTGACGCATGTCGCTATTGATTCACATCGGTATATTCCCCGCAATCTTCTGTGTGCATCCATTTCTGGTGTACTCCTCGTTGCTGCCGTCAGCGTTCAGGCACAAGAAACTAACGCTGCAAGCAATTTAGAACGTATTACCGTCACAGGTTCTAATATCCCCCGCACGGATACCGAGACCGCGTCGCCAGTCCAGATTGTCACTCGTGAGGACATCGCGCGTTCCGGTCGTGCCACAGTTGCAGAGTATCTACAGACTTTAACTTCTGATGGCCAGGGTTCGATACCCAAGAATTTTGGTAACGGTTTCGCAATGGGTGGGAGTGGTATCTCGTTGCGTGGTTTGGGTGCCGGCTCCACTCTGGTGTTGATTAACGGTCGTCGTATCGCTTCCTACGGGTTGGCCGACGATGGTCAGAAGTTGTTCGCTGATTTGAGTAGCATCCCGATGGATGCGGTTGAGCGTGTCGAAGTTCTGAAGGACGGTGCGTCCTCAATTTACGGATCTGACGCGATCGCCGGTGTAGTCAATATTATTTTGCGTAATGACTTCCAGGGTGCTCTTGTGAGTGCTTCATATGGTCTTTCTGGTTATAGGGATGGCCATACCCCAAAGGCCACAATGACCGTTGGCGTTGGTA encodes:
- a CDS encoding DUF1566 domain-containing protein, which encodes MSTAPLENAPTPGGARFTKIYDEDGEHIITRDEHKGLEWTAHALDSRHAAGFGNLLRRSGAKKVCRELTLGGHTDWRVPEIEEAMSIGLVDTCWPANETWFWTCTPCEQEPENKAWAFEFGTGNKRIEDRRIWLHVRAVRGQMRTDATATPKAGES
- a CDS encoding HepT-like ribonuclease domain-containing protein — its product is MSGNRLPDYLEHMQQAATDACSFVEGLAKEDFLEDKRTQQAVIMSLIIIGEAVTKVMDRYAEFTQAHDQVPWRSMRGMRNRIAHGYFEINLDVVWDTVQSALPELLKQLAAARQDANDQSLL
- a CDS encoding nucleotidyltransferase family protein, with the translated sequence MRPSAALEMKRTAVREAVGRFRAANPRVFGSVLHGTDHDGSDIDLLVDALPGATLFDLGNLEEELKSLLGVDVDVLTSGDLPLKFRAKVLAEAQPI
- a CDS encoding YdaS family helix-turn-helix protein, translated to MERATVRAVTCEELRPDVDWEYLRGTAAIDQAKSKSGADIFGAPPTAHRQEVSDAA
- a CDS encoding plasmid mobilization protein, translating into MYADPTHIRSHPVKVRFNDAERDLINALAQYNGMQPAELVRELALSVATAAIKNDKRQADAA
- the rlmH gene encoding 23S rRNA (pseudouridine(1915)-N(3))-methyltransferase RlmH translates to MKCLLIATGQHVPTWVAQGFAEYHRRLSYWLPLELVEIEPSMRGKNHDPQRAIEDEGRRVMAALPKQPYAVTLDVKGKPLNSEQLAQRMEHWRGLGRNLVFLIGGPEGHSQEVLNISNERWSLGPLTLPHMLVRLIVVEQLYRAATILTNHPYHRGK